The following coding sequences lie in one Deinococcus sp. YIM 134068 genomic window:
- a CDS encoding DUF4142 domain-containing protein yields MQRSPVFRWSPIVLGLGCALALGGATLAQQSGTSTTPSTTTPSTTPGTAPTPTTPSTPGTAPATSPTQICGLTGRGTSGGGTTATGTSTGTGAATRGTGTGGTVGVGSGPGTVAGAASSGNTNNRGTGTGGTVGTGSGSGTTGGTSGSTSGSTGTGTTGTTGTTSGTSGGTSTGTAGATGSASNTTGTASASTGTTTGSAGNTTGTTSGTSGATGTGTTTGSTGTSSTGTGSTTGTTGTGTGTGTSGATGGTSSTSTTGTPTSGNTSGARLSDTDNCFAQQATYGDLFELQSSQLAAGQGSNTRVKSLAQEIIRDHTAASRQLSTLAPRLGLRLPTALEGPKLTDLAALRNQRGAAFDRAYVTTQITAHEQAVNLFRAYSELSGANPQLKAHASRTLPVLQRHLQAARDLLGTLAR; encoded by the coding sequence ATGCAACGTTCCCCCGTCTTCCGCTGGAGTCCCATCGTTCTCGGCCTGGGGTGCGCGCTCGCCCTGGGTGGTGCCACCCTCGCGCAGCAGAGCGGCACGTCCACCACCCCCTCCACGACGACCCCCTCCACCACCCCAGGCACCGCCCCCACGCCCACCACCCCCTCCACCCCCGGAACGGCCCCCGCCACCTCCCCCACCCAGATTTGCGGGCTGACGGGTCGGGGCACGTCGGGAGGAGGCACCACCGCCACGGGCACCAGCACGGGCACGGGCGCGGCCACCCGTGGCACGGGAACGGGCGGCACAGTGGGCGTCGGTTCCGGTCCGGGCACGGTGGCGGGTGCCGCCAGCTCCGGCAACACCAACAACCGGGGGACAGGAACGGGCGGCACGGTCGGCACCGGCTCCGGTTCGGGCACGACCGGCGGGACTTCCGGCAGCACCTCCGGCAGCACCGGGACGGGCACCACCGGCACGACGGGCACGACGAGCGGAACGTCCGGCGGGACGAGCACGGGCACCGCTGGCGCGACGGGCAGCGCGTCCAACACGACCGGAACCGCGAGCGCGAGCACGGGGACGACCACGGGCAGCGCCGGGAACACGACCGGGACGACCAGCGGCACGAGCGGGGCGACAGGCACGGGCACCACGACGGGAAGCACGGGCACGAGCAGCACCGGGACGGGCAGCACCACCGGCACGACCGGGACAGGGACGGGCACGGGCACGAGCGGCGCGACGGGCGGCACCTCCTCCACGTCCACCACGGGCACGCCGACTTCCGGCAACACGAGCGGGGCGCGGCTGAGCGACACCGACAATTGCTTCGCGCAGCAGGCCACGTACGGCGACCTGTTCGAGCTTCAGTCCTCACAACTCGCGGCGGGGCAGGGAAGTAACACGCGGGTCAAGTCGCTGGCGCAGGAGATCATCCGCGACCACACGGCGGCCAGCCGCCAGCTCAGCACCCTCGCACCCCGGCTGGGGCTACGGCTCCCGACCGCGCTGGAGGGTCCCAAGCTCACCGACCTCGCCGCGTTGCGAAATCAGCGGGGTGCCGCGTTCGACCGCGCCTACGTGACCACGCAGATCACCGCGCACGAGCAGGCCGTCAACCTCTTCCGCGCCTACAGCGAGCTGAGCGGTGCCAACCCGCAGCTCAAGGCCCACGCGAGCCGCACCCTCCCCGTCTTGCAGCGCCACCTGCAAGCCGCCCGCGACCTGCTGGGAACTCTGGCGAGGTAG
- a CDS encoding SRPBCC family protein — protein sequence MTTQTEQVSPQNSSPAERLLFGGLGVGLILLSLRQGGQSGILLGTGGALLISGAALGRSVGSAVTRVQRTEDDNIIVQRAVTIGKPVDEIYTFWRNFENLPHFMSHLESVRVQDGDGRRSHWVAKAPLGTSVEWDAEITEDEPGRRIAWRSLEGATVPNEGHVDFRPAPGNRGTELHVSITYRPPGGTLGAVVARILGEEPGEQVGDDLRRLKRRLEVGQEPTTEGQPSGRKGAMKAEAKMYDNRRTT from the coding sequence ATGACGACACAGACAGAACAGGTCAGCCCGCAGAACTCCAGCCCCGCCGAGCGGCTGCTCTTCGGCGGCCTCGGGGTCGGTCTCATCCTCCTGAGCCTGCGGCAGGGCGGGCAGTCGGGCATCCTGCTGGGGACGGGAGGTGCCCTCCTGATCTCCGGCGCGGCGCTGGGCCGCAGCGTGGGCAGCGCCGTCACGCGCGTGCAGCGCACCGAGGACGACAACATCATCGTGCAGCGGGCCGTCACCATCGGTAAGCCCGTGGACGAGATTTACACGTTCTGGCGCAACTTCGAGAACCTGCCGCACTTCATGAGTCACCTCGAATCGGTGCGGGTGCAGGACGGCGACGGGCGGCGCTCCCACTGGGTCGCCAAGGCCCCCCTCGGCACGAGCGTCGAATGGGACGCCGAGATCACCGAGGACGAGCCGGGACGGCGCATCGCGTGGCGCTCGCTGGAGGGGGCCACCGTGCCCAACGAGGGCCATGTGGACTTCCGGCCCGCGCCCGGCAACCGGGGAACCGAACTCCACGTCTCGATCACGTATCGCCCGCCGGGAGGCACGCTGGGGGCGGTCGTGGCGCGAATCCTCGGCGAGGAACCGGGCGAGCAGGTCGGGGATGACCTGCGGCGGCTCAAGCGGCGGCTGGAGGTCGGGCAGGAACCGACCACCGAGGGCCAGCCCAGTGGACGCAAGGGCGCGATGAAGGCGGAGGCGAAGATGTACGACAACCGGAGGACCACGTGA
- a CDS encoding zinc-dependent alcohol dehydrogenase has protein sequence MKAVVWNGINRVSVERVPDPELLQPTDAIVRVTATAICGSDLHLLDGYVPSMVHGDILGHEFMGEVVEVGPEVRRVKVGDRVVVPFPIACGKCWYCEHGLTSLCDNSNPNPKLAEALWGYSPAGLYGYSHITGGYAGGQAQFARTVYADENLYKVPEGLTDEQVLFLTDIFPTGYMAAENCNIHPGDVVAVFGCGPVGQFAIRSAFLLGAERVIAIDRFPERLDLARQAGAETLNYETDPVFERLKEMTGGRGPDSVMDAVGLEAHAGGPGGLADAVKQTTRVLESDRPHAFRAAIMACRKGGTVSVPGVYGGLADKIPLGAFVNKGLTMKTGQTHVHRYLDRLTGHIQRGEIDPSVIITHRLSIDEAPHGYQIFKHKHEGCIKCVLDPWADPEDHEPVGTK, from the coding sequence GTGAAGGCCGTCGTCTGGAATGGAATCAACCGCGTCTCGGTGGAGCGCGTGCCCGACCCCGAGCTGCTGCAACCCACCGACGCCATCGTGCGGGTGACGGCGACCGCCATCTGCGGCTCGGACCTGCACCTCCTCGACGGCTACGTGCCCAGCATGGTCCACGGCGACATCCTCGGCCACGAGTTCATGGGCGAGGTCGTGGAGGTCGGCCCGGAGGTCCGGCGCGTCAAGGTCGGCGACCGGGTGGTCGTGCCCTTTCCCATCGCCTGCGGCAAGTGCTGGTACTGCGAACACGGTCTGACCTCGCTGTGCGACAACTCCAACCCGAATCCCAAGCTCGCCGAGGCCCTGTGGGGCTACTCCCCGGCGGGGCTGTACGGCTACTCGCACATCACGGGCGGCTACGCGGGCGGGCAGGCGCAGTTCGCGCGCACGGTCTACGCCGACGAGAACCTGTACAAGGTGCCCGAGGGATTGACCGACGAGCAGGTCCTCTTCCTCACCGACATCTTCCCGACCGGCTACATGGCCGCCGAGAACTGCAATATCCACCCCGGCGACGTGGTGGCCGTGTTCGGGTGCGGGCCGGTGGGGCAGTTCGCCATCCGCAGCGCCTTCCTCCTCGGGGCCGAGCGGGTCATCGCCATCGACCGCTTCCCCGAACGCCTCGACCTCGCGCGGCAGGCCGGGGCCGAGACGCTGAACTACGAGACCGATCCCGTGTTCGAGCGCCTCAAGGAGATGACGGGCGGGCGCGGCCCCGACTCCGTGATGGACGCCGTGGGCCTGGAGGCGCACGCGGGCGGGCCGGGCGGCCTTGCCGACGCCGTGAAGCAGACGACGCGCGTGCTGGAGAGCGACCGCCCCCACGCCTTCCGCGCCGCGATCATGGCCTGCCGTAAGGGCGGCACCGTCAGCGTGCCCGGCGTGTACGGCGGCCTCGCCGACAAGATTCCGCTCGGTGCCTTCGTGAACAAGGGCCTGACGATGAAGACCGGGCAGACGCACGTCCACCGCTACCTCGACCGCCTCACCGGCCACATTCAGCGCGGCGAGATCGACCCCTCGGTGATCATCACCCACCGCCTGAGCATCGACGAGGCTCCCCACGGCTACCAGATTTTCAAGCACAAGCACGAGGGCTGCATCAAGTGCGTGCTGGACCCCTGGGCCGACCCGGAGGACCACGAGCCGGTGGGAACGAAGTAA
- a CDS encoding TetR/AcrR family transcriptional regulator produces the protein MPPSPPPSERKEQIYRTAARLFSEMGYRATSMRDIAAALGIKAGSLYSHIEGKEDLLWGIVTRVADEFDEALRPAEDHRTPPDERLVAALEAYTRVVTRNLEYATVLFSEWRQLPPERQAAIKARRDAVERVFRGIIRDGVVAGTFAPDTDIKLTAVLALSGANWLPNWFRPEGDLSQGDVADTFTRLILRGIEVRKEAG, from the coding sequence ATGCCCCCCAGCCCGCCCCCCTCCGAACGCAAGGAGCAGATTTACCGCACGGCGGCGCGGCTGTTTTCCGAGATGGGCTACCGGGCCACCTCCATGCGGGACATCGCGGCGGCGCTGGGCATCAAGGCGGGCAGCCTGTACTCGCACATCGAGGGCAAGGAGGACCTGCTGTGGGGCATCGTGACGCGGGTGGCCGACGAGTTCGACGAGGCGCTGCGCCCCGCCGAGGACCACCGGACGCCGCCCGACGAACGGCTCGTCGCCGCGCTGGAGGCGTACACACGGGTCGTCACACGCAACCTGGAGTACGCGACGGTCCTCTTCAGCGAGTGGCGGCAGCTTCCGCCGGAACGTCAGGCCGCGATCAAGGCGCGGCGGGACGCGGTGGAGCGGGTCTTCCGGGGCATCATCCGCGACGGCGTGGTGGCGGGCACCTTCGCGCCGGACACCGACATCAAGCTCACGGCGGTGCTGGCGCTGTCGGGGGCCAACTGGCTGCCGAACTGGTTCAGGCCAGAGGGCGACCTCTCGCAAGGTGACGTGGCCGACACCTTCACGCGGCTGATCCTGCGCGGGATCGAGGTGAGGAAGGAGGCGGGGTGA
- the paaA gene encoding 1,2-phenylacetyl-CoA epoxidase subunit PaaA — protein MTLQMEQIETAEQHAAFNARIARGEKIEPGDWMPAEYRRQLIRMISQHAHSEVVGMLPEGEWITRAPSLRRKLILIAKVQDEAGHGQYLYHAAETLGATREEMLDALLEGRAKYSSIFNYPTQNWADVGMIGWLVDGAAIKNQTMLAGCSYGPYSRAMVRICSEETFHHKQGKEMIVAYAGGTPEQRQMAQDALNRWWWPALMMLGPHDADSPNTGALAGWGIKLKTNDEVRQEFINEHVPELLEAGLTIPDPDLHQDADGNWRHGPINWDEFWAVVKGKQGLNKERLGARRQAHEDGAWVREAMEAYSARQVAQAAD, from the coding sequence ATGACCCTACAGATGGAGCAGATCGAGACCGCCGAGCAGCACGCCGCGTTCAACGCCCGTATCGCTCGTGGGGAGAAGATCGAACCCGGTGACTGGATGCCCGCCGAGTACCGCCGCCAGCTCATCCGCATGATCTCGCAGCACGCGCATTCGGAAGTCGTGGGGATGCTTCCCGAAGGGGAGTGGATCACCCGTGCGCCGAGCCTGCGCCGCAAACTCATCCTCATCGCCAAAGTGCAGGACGAGGCGGGGCACGGCCAGTATCTCTATCACGCCGCCGAGACCCTGGGCGCGACCCGCGAGGAGATGCTTGACGCGCTGCTGGAGGGCCGGGCGAAGTATTCGAGCATCTTCAACTACCCGACCCAGAACTGGGCCGACGTGGGCATGATCGGCTGGCTGGTGGACGGCGCGGCGATCAAGAACCAGACGATGCTGGCGGGCTGCTCCTACGGCCCCTACTCGCGTGCGATGGTCCGCATCTGCTCGGAGGAGACCTTCCACCACAAGCAGGGCAAGGAAATGATCGTCGCCTACGCGGGGGGCACGCCCGAGCAGCGCCAGATGGCGCAGGACGCCCTGAACCGCTGGTGGTGGCCCGCCCTGATGATGCTCGGCCCGCACGACGCCGACAGCCCCAACACGGGGGCGCTGGCGGGCTGGGGCATCAAGCTCAAGACGAACGACGAGGTGCGCCAGGAGTTCATCAACGAGCACGTCCCCGAATTGCTGGAGGCGGGCCTGACCATCCCCGACCCCGACCTCCATCAGGACGCGGACGGCAACTGGCGGCACGGGCCGATCAACTGGGACGAGTTCTGGGCGGTCGTGAAGGGCAAGCAGGGGCTGAACAAGGAACGCCTCGGTGCCCGTCGTCAGGCCCACGAGGACGGCGCGTGGGTGCGCGAGGCGATGGAAGCGTACTCGGCGCGGCAGGTCGCGCAAGCGGCGGACTGA
- a CDS encoding phenylacetic acid degradation protein, with product MTHPHPDTQWPRWEVFKQDGPGKVHQAVGSVHATDADHALYTARSVFARRPSAVSLRAVRAADIHAVTLEELGAGVRLPGEAGEAQPYRVFAKKTHKRSMTFVDELGEVEADSPQAALERAREAFGDGLLVWWVIPVSAFVGTPEDADTVESWFAPAKEKTYKQQSSYGVVGQHISKHKTPRKGGDHE from the coding sequence ATGACCCACCCCCACCCCGATACCCAATGGCCCCGCTGGGAGGTCTTCAAGCAGGACGGCCCCGGCAAGGTGCATCAGGCGGTCGGCAGCGTCCATGCCACCGACGCCGACCACGCGCTGTACACGGCGCGCAGCGTCTTCGCCCGCCGTCCCTCCGCCGTGAGCCTGCGGGCGGTGCGGGCCGCCGACATTCACGCGGTTACGTTGGAGGAATTGGGCGCGGGAGTGCGGCTGCCGGGCGAGGCGGGGGAGGCGCAGCCCTACCGCGTCTTCGCCAAGAAGACCCACAAACGCTCCATGACCTTCGTGGACGAACTCGGCGAGGTGGAGGCCGACAGCCCGCAGGCGGCGTTAGAGCGGGCGCGGGAGGCGTTCGGCGACGGGCTGCTCGTCTGGTGGGTCATCCCGGTGTCGGCCTTCGTGGGCACACCCGAGGACGCGGACACGGTGGAGAGCTGGTTCGCCCCCGCCAAAGAGAAGACCTACAAGCAGCAGAGCAGTTACGGTGTGGTCGGCCAGCACATCAGCAAGCACAAGACGCCGAGGAAGGGGGGCGACCATGAGTGA
- the paaC gene encoding 1,2-phenylacetyl-CoA epoxidase subunit PaaC, protein MSETAEAPTLTAEERAALIARLTALADDELLLAHRDAEWTGHAPILEEDIALANIAQDELGHAMNWLELRRTLDGSDPDALAFHRDPESFRNSPLTELPRGDWAFTMVRQYLFDAWELLWLDGARRSTYAPVAQAAALAVREERFHLEHTALWVERLALGTPESTRRTRAALDELWPYALGLFEPLEGEEAAVVSGILPDVGELRGRWLTLVGAHLRRCGLTPPDAQPVPRAQHTEHLAPLLAEFQRVARQHPNAEAW, encoded by the coding sequence ATGAGTGAAACCGCCGAGGCACCGACCCTCACCGCCGAGGAGCGGGCCGCCCTGATCGCCCGCCTGACTGCCCTCGCCGACGATGAACTCCTCCTCGCGCACCGGGACGCGGAGTGGACGGGACACGCGCCCATCCTGGAGGAGGACATCGCCCTGGCGAACATCGCGCAGGACGAGCTGGGGCACGCGATGAACTGGCTGGAGCTGCGGAGAACGCTCGACGGTTCCGATCCCGACGCGCTCGCCTTTCACCGCGACCCGGAGAGCTTCCGCAACAGCCCCCTGACCGAACTGCCGAGGGGTGACTGGGCCTTCACGATGGTCCGGCAGTACCTCTTCGACGCCTGGGAACTCCTGTGGTTGGACGGGGCGCGGCGTAGCACGTATGCGCCCGTCGCGCAGGCCGCCGCCCTCGCCGTGCGGGAGGAACGCTTCCACCTGGAACATACGGCCCTGTGGGTGGAACGCCTCGCGCTCGGCACGCCGGAGAGCACCCGCCGCACCCGCGCCGCGCTGGACGAGCTGTGGCCCTATGCCCTGGGCCTCTTCGAGCCGTTGGAGGGGGAGGAGGCCGCCGTCGTCTCGGGCATTCTTCCCGACGTGGGGGAACTGCGGGGCCGCTGGCTCACCCTCGTCGGTGCCCACCTGCGGCGCTGCGGACTGACGCCGCCCGACGCCCAGCCCGTGCCCCGCGCCCAGCACACCGAACACCTCGCGCCGTTGCTCGCCGAGTTCCAGCGCGTCGCCCGCCAGCACCCGAACGCGGAGGCGTGGTGA
- the paaD gene encoding 1,2-phenylacetyl-CoA epoxidase subunit PaaD, translating into MGGEASITAVWDALSHVNDPEIPVVNIVEMGMVRGVEVEAGMATVRFTPTFSGCPALHVIREDIRRAVVPLGFDTVSVETVISPPWSTDDITAPAREKLERYGIAPPGPSDGGGLITLDPHPVACPRCGSFDTRVTASFGSALCKRMYVCNRCREPFEGMKSV; encoded by the coding sequence ATGGGCGGGGAGGCTTCCATCACCGCCGTCTGGGACGCCCTCTCCCACGTCAACGACCCGGAGATTCCCGTCGTCAACATCGTGGAGATGGGCATGGTGCGCGGCGTGGAGGTGGAGGCGGGCATGGCGACCGTGCGCTTCACGCCCACCTTCTCGGGCTGCCCGGCCCTGCACGTCATCCGCGAGGACATCCGCCGGGCGGTCGTGCCGCTGGGCTTCGACACGGTGAGCGTGGAGACGGTCATCAGCCCGCCGTGGAGCACCGACGACATCACCGCGCCCGCCCGCGAGAAGCTGGAGCGGTACGGCATCGCGCCCCCCGGCCCGTCGGACGGCGGCGGCCTGATCACCCTCGACCCCCATCCCGTTGCCTGCCCCCGCTGCGGCAGCTTTGACACCCGCGTCACCGCCTCCTTCGGCTCGGCCCTGTGCAAGCGCATGTACGTGTGCAACCGCTGTAGGGAGCCGTTCGAGGGGATGAAGTCGGTATGA
- the map gene encoding type I methionyl aminopeptidase, which yields MTITNERDLEGMKWAGQVVARTLEVLKAAVEPGITPAELDTLAGRIFAEHGAFSAPRAEYAAPVNVFISVNEDIVHGLPTQRPLAAGDVVCIDVTPNVGGYVADAAVTVAVPPVSPVAARLMACAEAALAAAMRAARAGRPMNGIGKAIETEVARRGFTLLRELQGHGVGRAIHEKPDVPNFYHPALKKPLHEGLVIAVEPMVSSGRDWRTRTLRDGWTISTTDGGIAAHFEHTIMITKGAPLILTA from the coding sequence ATGACGATCACCAACGAGCGCGACCTGGAAGGCATGAAATGGGCGGGTCAGGTCGTCGCCAGAACGCTTGAGGTCCTTAAAGCCGCCGTGGAACCCGGCATCACGCCCGCCGAACTGGACACGCTGGCCGGTCGAATCTTCGCCGAGCATGGGGCGTTCTCCGCTCCCCGCGCCGAGTACGCCGCTCCCGTGAACGTGTTTATCAGCGTGAACGAGGATATCGTTCATGGCCTGCCGACACAGCGTCCCCTCGCGGCGGGCGACGTGGTGTGCATCGATGTCACGCCGAACGTGGGGGGATACGTCGCCGACGCGGCGGTGACGGTGGCCGTGCCTCCCGTGTCGCCCGTCGCCGCCCGGCTGATGGCCTGTGCCGAAGCGGCGCTCGCCGCCGCCATGAGGGCCGCCCGCGCGGGGCGTCCCATGAACGGCATCGGCAAGGCGATTGAGACGGAAGTCGCGCGGCGTGGCTTCACCCTGCTGCGCGAATTGCAAGGGCATGGGGTAGGCCGGGCCATTCACGAGAAGCCCGACGTGCCGAACTTCTACCACCCGGCGTTGAAAAAGCCGTTGCATGAGGGACTGGTCATCGCCGTCGAGCCGATGGTATCCAGTGGCCGAGACTGGCGCACGAGAACCCTGCGGGACGGCTGGACGATCTCCACGACCGATGGGGGCATCGCCGCCCACTTCGAACACACCATCATGATTACGAAGGGTGCACCGCTGATTCTGACGGCCTGA
- the paaZ gene encoding phenylacetic acid degradation bifunctional protein PaaZ, with translation MTTLTRPIQVASLVSGRWHAAQGGQEIRDAAYGRPVAYVSSEGLDFAGALRYGRETGGRALRRMSFHDRARLLRALAGYLTERKAEFNALSHLTGATRRDNLVDIDGGIGTLFSYSSLARRELPAQNFVVEDDVNPLGKGGTFLGRHVLVPREGVAVHINAYNFPVWGMLEKVAPNLIAGVPAIVKPASQTAYVTEAVVRAIHESGLLPEGALQLICGTTGDLFDHLEEQDLVTFTGSAATASKLKVHPTIVGRSVPFNTEADSLNCIVLGESVTPEAPEFALFVREVVNEMTSKAGQKCTAIRRVIVPRGRVEEVADAIRERLSGVTLGDPSRDDVRMGPLVGTSQRDGVLEVIERLKAENDVLIGRERPELRGGDWDAGAFIAPTLLLARESGGGEAAHDLEPFGPVATLMPYAGLEEAAALARRGRGSLVASLVTHDADEARELFFGLASAHGRVHILNRDDAGESTGHGSPLPSLKHGGPGRAGGGEELGGLRAVKHYLTRTALQADPTTMTAITGEYVRGARVREDVIHPFRKTFEELQVGDSLLTPRRTVTEADVMAFAALSGDRFYAHVDEIGASESLFGRRVAHGYFVLSAAAGLFVDPGVGPVLANYGLEGLRFTEPVGFGDTIRARLTVQSKTAKDPKEGERPTGVVRWHVDVTNQHDVLVATYSILTLVARAEA, from the coding sequence ATGACCACCCTCACCCGTCCCATCCAAGTCGCCTCCCTCGTGTCTGGCCGCTGGCACGCCGCGCAGGGCGGGCAGGAAATCCGCGACGCCGCCTATGGGCGACCCGTCGCCTACGTGTCGTCGGAGGGGTTGGACTTCGCCGGGGCTTTGCGCTATGGCCGCGAGACGGGCGGACGGGCGCTGCGGCGGATGAGCTTCCACGACCGGGCGCGGCTGCTGCGGGCGCTGGCGGGCTACCTCACCGAGCGCAAGGCGGAGTTCAACGCCCTCTCGCACCTCACCGGGGCGACCCGGCGCGACAACCTCGTGGACATCGACGGCGGCATCGGCACGCTGTTCTCATACTCCAGCCTGGCCCGCCGCGAGCTGCCCGCGCAGAATTTCGTGGTCGAGGACGACGTGAACCCGCTCGGCAAGGGGGGCACCTTCCTGGGCCGCCATGTGCTCGTCCCGCGTGAGGGCGTGGCCGTCCACATCAACGCCTACAACTTCCCGGTGTGGGGGATGTTGGAGAAGGTCGCGCCGAACCTCATCGCGGGTGTTCCGGCCATCGTGAAGCCCGCCTCGCAGACGGCCTACGTCACCGAGGCGGTCGTGCGCGCCATCCACGAGTCGGGGCTACTGCCGGAGGGGGCGCTGCAACTCATCTGCGGGACGACGGGGGACCTCTTCGACCACCTGGAGGAACAGGACCTCGTGACCTTCACGGGGTCGGCGGCGACCGCGAGCAAGCTCAAGGTCCACCCCACCATCGTGGGGCGCAGCGTCCCCTTCAACACGGAGGCCGACTCGCTGAACTGCATCGTCCTCGGCGAGAGCGTGACGCCGGAGGCGCCGGAGTTCGCCCTCTTCGTGCGCGAGGTCGTGAACGAGATGACGAGCAAGGCCGGGCAGAAATGCACCGCCATCCGCCGCGTGATCGTGCCGCGTGGCCGGGTGGAGGAGGTCGCCGACGCCATCCGCGAGCGCCTCTCCGGCGTGACGCTGGGCGACCCCAGCCGCGACGACGTGCGGATGGGGCCGCTCGTGGGCACCTCCCAGCGCGATGGCGTGCTGGAGGTGATCGAACGCCTCAAGGCCGAGAACGACGTGCTGATCGGTCGGGAGCGCCCCGAGCTGCGCGGCGGCGACTGGGACGCCGGGGCGTTCATAGCCCCCACCCTGCTCCTCGCCCGCGAGTCGGGCGGCGGGGAGGCCGCGCACGACCTCGAACCCTTCGGGCCGGTGGCGACGCTGATGCCCTACGCGGGGTTGGAGGAGGCCGCCGCCCTGGCCCGGCGCGGGCGCGGCTCCCTCGTCGCCAGCCTCGTCACCCACGACGCGGACGAGGCGCGCGAGCTGTTCTTCGGGCTGGCGAGTGCCCACGGGCGCGTCCACATCCTCAACCGCGACGACGCGGGGGAGTCCACCGGGCACGGCTCGCCCCTCCCCAGCCTCAAGCACGGCGGCCCTGGTCGCGCGGGCGGCGGCGAGGAGCTGGGCGGCCTGCGCGCCGTGAAGCACTACCTCACCCGCACGGCCCTGCAAGCCGACCCGACGACCATGACGGCGATCACGGGCGAGTACGTGCGCGGGGCGCGGGTGCGCGAGGACGTGATTCATCCCTTCCGCAAGACCTTCGAGGAGTTGCAGGTCGGCGACAGCCTCCTCACCCCACGCCGCACCGTCACCGAGGCGGACGTTATGGCCTTCGCGGCCCTCTCCGGCGACCGCTTCTACGCGCACGTCGACGAGATCGGGGCCTCGGAGAGCCTGTTCGGGCGGCGGGTCGCCCACGGCTACTTCGTCCTCAGCGCGGCGGCGGGCCTCTTCGTGGACCCCGGCGTGGGGCCGGTGCTGGCGAACTACGGGCTGGAGGGCCTGCGCTTCACCGAGCCGGTGGGCTTCGGCGACACCATCCGCGCCCGCCTCACCGTCCAGAGCAAGACCGCGAAGGACCCGAAGGAGGGTGAGCGCCCTACCGGAGTCGTGCGCTGGCATGTGGACGTGACGAACCAACATGACGTATTGGTCGCCACCTACTCCATCCTGACGCTGGTGGCGCGGGCGGAGGCTTGA